The following proteins come from a genomic window of Nicotiana tomentosiformis chromosome 12, ASM39032v3, whole genome shotgun sequence:
- the LOC117275397 gene encoding uncharacterized protein → MAIKVVVGGNTLNVISAYAPQTGLDEEVKRRFWEALDEVVRGIPPTKKLFIGGAMVRWRNIWFELVIMNSMFSKREEHLVTFLSMVAKTQIDYLLLRRCDRGLCEDCKVIPSENLATQHRLLVMDVGILMKRKKRFVWGQSRIRWGALSKDNARELEGRLTTMGAWKSGGDASAMWTATADCKVKAKKAAYIKLVESTDEDQRRANRERYKEARKEAKLEVTEAKTVAFGRLYEELGIKGGDKKLFRLEKAREKKARDLDQVRMKRMPDEWRWSTMVPVYKNKGDPEL, encoded by the exons atggcGATTAAGGTAGTAGTTGGAGGGAACACTCTGAATGTCATTAGCGCTTACGCGCCGCAAACGGGCTTGGACGAGGAGGTTAAAAGGCGCTTCTGGGAGGCGCTGGATGAGGTGGTGCGTGGTATTCCGCCTACGAagaagctattcataggaggggCTATGGTGAG ATGGAGGAACATTTGGTTTGAGTTGGTGATCATGAACTCTATGTTTTCGAAGAGGGAGGAACATTTGGTTACTTTCCTAAGTATGGTGGctaagactcagattgactatctcctcctcaggaggtgcGATAGGGGGTTGTGcgaggattgcaaggtgattccaaGTGAGAATCTCGCAACTCAACATAGGCTCCTAGTGATGGACGTCGGTATCTTgatgaagaggaagaagaggtttGTATGGGGTCAGTCGAGGATCAGGTGGGGAGCTTTATCTAAGGATAATGCGCGGGAGTTGGAGGGGCGGCTGACGACTATGGGTGCCTGGAAGAGTGGTGGGGATGCTAGTGCTATGTGGACGGCGACGGCGGACT gtaaagtgaaaGCCAAGAAAGCGGCTTACATTAAGTTAGTAGAGAGCACCGACGAGGATCAGAGGAGAGCGAACAGAGAAAGATATAAGGAGGCTAGGAAGGAGGCAAAATTAgaggtcacagaggctaagactgttGCATTTGGTCGGCTGTACGAGGAACTTGGGATCAAAGGTGGGGATAAGAAGTTATTTCGGTTGGAGAAAGCAAGAGAGAAGAAGGCTCGCGACCTGGATCAAGTGAG gatgaagaggatgccTGATGAGTGGCGGTGGAGTACAATGGTTCCagtgtacaagaacaaaggtgatccagaattgtaa